The segment aatcatcggggttgCCAACTGTCACGCTTCAATCAACTCAGGAACCGATTCGCTTTTCAAGAGGATTTGGGGGCGAATTTTTCTCTCACCTCTATACACGGTATAAAGGGTTAAACCCTAGTTGTTTTACCTCTTTAATGCACCCAAATTTCTGAGAGAAAACAAAGACGATTTTCTCCCACTGTTCTCTTCTTCTTCGAAGcactcaacaatggcggattcctccTATGTTCATGAAACCTCCCACATTCTCCCAATCAGACCCCAGCAAAGCTTGGTCATTGATCTCACCCCAGTCTCCTATGATGCCTTCATGTACCCCATAatggagtgtctcaaatactctccatTGGTTCTCGCACTGACCAAGGTCGAAACTGTGCCTATGGAGTGTCTATCCCAGATTTTCTCCACGGCTCACTACGATAAATCTGTTGATTGCATCTACTTTGACATCCTTGACACCAAATCCTCCATCTCAAAGCAGCGATTTTGCTCACTTCTAGGTTTTGAACCTGATgaatcgagggttaaccctgattcGATCTCTGTGGGTCAATTATTCTCCATGTTTTACtacatgggttacactgaaatcCTTACCATtatcacgaagttcaagaagtcgtgtcttcctcctcaatggaatggctttTTCACGATATTATTCAAAGGCTTATCTGATAGGAGTGCATGTTCTGATGGGGCCAGTCGTCTGTTTATGACGATTctttatgggttgtacaatgggaTCAACCTCGACTATGGCTCAGTTCTATGGCAACAGTTGATCCAAAGCCTCGCCTCTACTTCTCGACACACTGAAATCTCCTATGCCAGGTTCTGGACGCTcgtcaccaaatgggcaatggacaagtatcatgtccccatTGTGGCCACTTCTCCACTCTCCTCGATTGGCGTCTTCCACACCACAAAGATCATCGTTACTGATCCTTCCAAGTTTCTATTTGTTGGCTCAATTCCTGAGTCCATGTATGCTTGTGTATCAGGGGAGAGCCGCATCAtcaagacctacaaggagtttcttccTTCATGTCCCAGAGAGCTGACTCCAGAGATGCTTCGGTCCATcaatgatgctgacaaacctgctcccaggggcaagaaaccagagaaagggaaagacaagaaagtggtcaaaggggcgaaaggcccttctcctaaaaagagaAAACCAACAAAGGCAGCCAAatcacctccaccaaagaagaggaaaacccagccTAAACGCAAACTCATTCTTGCTTCTTCCTCAAGTGAATCAGAGGATGAAAGTTCAGACTCAGAGGAGTCATTTCGAGGCGACTCTCCTCCCCGTTCGCCTTCACATGAGGTACCAGTTACAACCAAACTTGTCTCTTCTCCCCCTATcactatctctatttccattcctcCCATAACTTCCTCCACTCATATTCCACCCACTTCTATTCCTGTACCACCTCCCATTTTCTCAGACGCTACAAAAACAACAAccactggagttcgaaccaacgtatctgatacgggggctcgtacttcagcacccgaacacacACCTGCAACCGAACATACTTCCacacccgaacctactcccacaaccgaacctccaccatcACCTTCATCTCCTAATCACTCAGCCGAAACCGAGACATTTCTAAGAGGGGAAGATATGACCTTCGATTCTGTTTACTACAGTCCCTACCAGGTtcaaagcgatgatgatgatgatgatgatgcaccTGTCACCGAAAAGCACatcaaggaacttcatgagaaaattgatAATCTCATCgcctcttcctcctcctctcggTCCCATATCACAGAAGCTGCCATTCAGGGGATGGTTGATACTTTCACCAAGGCACACAAAGCCTCTATCAACTCTGCTACTGTTGCTATAGATGCATCCACAAAGGCCTGTgttgctgcgaccgaaaaagtcgaaaaactatttcgcGATGCTAACACCTTTTTGGAGTCTTTGCAGGGGGCAGCTGAATCTAATGCAGAAAAGTTTGATTCGGTTGTTGAGAAGCTGGCTACTTCCTTTGAAACAGAAAAGCATCactttgccagtcttcgtcagaCCCTTCAAGCTGACAACAAAACCTTCCAGGCAGCTGTTGAGGATCGCTTGACCAAGCTCCAAGAAGACCTTGCCTCGGAAAACTCGGTGATGGATGTGCATGCACGCAAAACAACTGCACTAAAAATCAAGAGTCTTCAGCTTTCCCAAACTGAGAAGGAGGTTAATTCTCTTCGATCCGAGCGAGCCGTGATTTCgagttgtgtttcggatgtccacggagCCCTCTCAAATATTATTGAAGCGCATGACCCGATTCTCAACTACTCAGTGAGGCAAACTCTTGCTgagaaacttgctcctgcccttgccttgctcagcaaaattgaggggctTCCTGAGCAGGTGGTCCATCCAAAAAAAAGGGGAGAAGGAGCTTCAAAGGGCAGTAAtcaatctcaaccgcctcctacttctacatcAGCTCCAACTAAAGCAACCAAACCACCAACAACTGGTCATGCTTCAGGTTCGGGTGctcaagacaaaggcaaaaaagGTTCTTGATGACAGTGATGGCGACGATGACAAAGAAACCTGTTGATATCTTGAAGAAACAAGCCAGGGACAAGGAACCAGACATGAGTGCTCGGATCGCTAGGGAGGCCGAAGCAAATGAAAGgaggatgaaggaggctcatgatctccttgaaagtcgaaaaaccctattccctccatggactcttgagaagcttatcaaagaagctatcgaGTCCCCCAGCATCCTCTGGcttgaacctgtgatctctttggaCAGGGTTAATTCTGTTGACTCTCAGCTCGACATGCCCCTGACCCGAAAGGCTTTTATATTTCATGCATTTCCCCACATtgttgaagtccctcatcctcacccgaaggtCGATAGGGAACTTATTGACTTCTATCTGAGGTTTGCTCAGCCTCAATATCAGACgtggagtgcacagaagatcgtcaacgttcgggtcctcaaaccctttCGGTAGGGTAACTTCACGAACATCAGGTTCAAAGTATTGAGGGGGTCAGATAAAACTGAACATGCCATCTCTCTCGCTGATCTTCCTAACCTGAATCCTCACGATTGGATCATCCTGCATAATATCCTCCTCGCCAATGAAGTTGAATATGGGCcgatcatagatcacttcaagaggatgttggtttgttatatcatggaggttgctaAGATGGATCAAGAAATTGCTAATGTATTCAGGAAGAAGCCCACCATCTTCCCAGTCGGTTCTGCAAGTGATCTGAATAAAATGCAGATGGGGAGGATCAATCCGAAGCGAAACTCAGTTATGTTCACCAGGAATGAAGGCCAAAAATGTAtgttcgccttggctgacaaacatctttataccacttcgTGTTTGGagcatgttctggggatcatAAATCGGTGTAAGCAAAATTCTGAAGATGATAAGAattacttcaatgacatgatccactGGTATATTCGTTTCAGACAAACTATTCTTGCCGTCATTCCTTGTCTGTTCGATACCACGAAGAAAGTTAATGCAGCAGGATCCAGTAAGCCAAAGTAGAGTCTCGccccatttgacgcaaagggggagattgtagggtccattatgtgttgcgtcttgggctcggtccttagtccaattttgtatccggattgggtctgtccatccgtgatttatttattagggtttagtatttatagatgcttgcatgcatctttgtacgtagctTTTAAGTCGATCATTCACAGCGATTATaattttatcgattgtaaccctaaaagcctctacaatggaagttctttatcgagctctgctgaggcgtgaatctattgaatcattcagcttattttttattcattctcttgtttgttattttgtttgcattattctgattaacctgtgtaagatctaaacgatcaaagagtttttcaactcatcagtaagtacttctatcctagagtcttttaaagcttgctatacatctttacatcaaggaaatcacccaagaacaccaagaactaagtgttcacggttcaagaagttcttgaaccgtaaacaccacgttatggtgcaaagtggtgccttagggtgcctagatgcgtcacaatgccttagggacttgtctagatccatccttgatgagtttatcacacaaaaagcacaaaaatatcacatttatatgtttttacggtttggggatctcccaaaaccgtaaacaccccaaaaggtgtataaatgtcccatatttactccttatgcctagaatctaacctagactattaccttgatgagctaaggacttgaaaagccccaaataccataaaccttatgggtttatggtagtaaacccaaaggaaaatggtttagggaccgtaaactccaattaggagtgaaatggtgccctagtacCTTCCATAGTCACATacatcaagtagaaaagcttctagggactcttaaagcttcaaacaacaaatggtcacaaAGGGGGTGAGCTTACGACCATAAaaccaagggtttacgaccgtaaacccttttgcTAGTGaccataaaaccgtaaactccctaaaggagtgttccttgaaccccaagcacattagcctttccctacaacacttagatgcaatccttgggacttataacacttgtataaggtgtttagcatgtcctagggtgtcttgactttgtttattagttgtttaaacactaattggatacatatatgtgatattatatgttaactaggatcatagagtgtgttcaagacttcacttgacacctagcaatcctacaccctcagttcatccgtaccactcactacaggtgagttcataccccttaatcaatggtttaaatattttaaatgcttttatagggagggaatacaagttaaatacttatagttattacatcaatcgcatgtgattaataactacaaaaccagtggttttcttactgttcaaactgttttgcttcaaactgttttacaaactcttctacttatcaaatacttttacttaaactctttcatacttatatattgtcaaatgcatgtctatgtatgtatagttatataagcaatgtttaaaagacttaggaaggccagctcgctttaattcattttccttgtttggatgtggctttagggcatcggttatccgtccgaaggtcgtttaaatattagttgtatatcatgtatacatacatagtcataaaagttccttcaatcagttctatacctttgggtagcaagggtacacaaacatgatcatacattgctagtaaactactataggagtagtttaggaagacactaatactattactagaacaatgaaacatacaatgagtcagttcatacatgagtcaaaagatacaatgcccttgggtagcaagggtatacaaacatgttaacactatgatgagaaacagctagcacacatatacATTATATATGCATTAACACaattatgtgagccattaaacagggcatggcactacctgccatgactgtttttgtatcagaatctccttaattggggagcgtatgagtttgcgtatagatctataatggattgactatcctacaccttgttgctcgctacagtgggacttgcaagtctacgggtgccaaatgtcatttcttacggcgtcttacatcgtcattttactagattcggtagcaggatacaggccgatcacatgttacatTAAACACCTTTTGttattaaggtagttagtacagaagtagtcacttattacaaatactacagtactatgatAATTTCTCAtttcattcacttcgtgaatattcacacgatgcacggtaatgtaaaaactatatttttggttaatgatagtcagtattgggaaaatacacactcttacaagagacatacacacggaaactagatgccttggtagaaggctaccattagtaggaaacatagagTTTTTTAGGAGAGTacaaacattatacaaaacattgtacaaaacatcttacaaatgctttcatacaaacacagactttaatatacttatgatttcaccagctttaaagctgatactcgctttcaagataacttgtattctcaggtcaccaatagacaggtacaggtgccaggcttttgagaagatggagttcgttcaagactcatcttttattttgatatgtatattttggtgtctatataacttgacagaatgcacatgtatgaaattatattattaatgcgatggatgatattgttgcttgtttactgttattcattgttgtgatactgtacatgacgtcatccgcccccgaacgtttccgccgttcacgttttggggtgtgacaggcgGTCTGTCATTAAGTCTCGTAAGAATATCCGCACCAATTGTAGATTTGCAAGATAGTGTAATTGGTGCATCAAAAATATTGTCATGCTACAAATAAAaccaaaaaattaattttaaggTAATTAAGTTTAAACGGTGATCCGGAACCCAATGCGAAGAACATTCCAGACTGTTATGTGTATTCCAAACATGTTCTCCACGTTCTAGACAGTTCTTCACATAATATGTTTGGAACATCTTGTGTGTTCCGAAGTACCAAATTTCAATGTATAGTAGCGTAAAACAATAACTAAACTAGTTTTGGGTTAGCTAAAAATTGAACATATACAACGTCGTTTGGAATGTGTTCTTCATATTCCGAACGTGTTTTTCACGCTCCGAAGTAACTATTTTACACTGCTAATCTTAtaattaaactataaatgtaagaataaaaaaactataaatgTAAGAATAAAAAAACCTACACATAAAACTACCAAACCATTGTATTTGTGCCATATGTTCTTTATTTCTTTACTTCAAAATATGTTGATATTCCAAAATAAAGGTTTTATAGTTTTTTCTCCGGAATATGTTTGAATGGGCATTCCAAAACTTGCTCAATAGCAGTGGCGGAGCTTGAACAATTAATTTGGAGGGGGCCGAATGTGTTATAAACTAAACTTACTGttgttacacacacacacacaccaaaaaaaaaaaaaaaaaaaaaaaaaaaaaaaaaaaaaaaaaaaaacttattttagcAAATAAACACCAAAAATACATAGAAAAACAACTTACAAAAAATTGCAACAGTTTATTAACCAAAAATACACCAAATAATCAATGGCTTTCATCTTTCTCATGATTGTATGGTTTGTATCTATGAAAATCAAAACGGAGGAACATATCACtcaataacaataaaaaaaattagacaaAACTCATCACCCATCAgtttattttatacaaaaattaacaaaaaactaCCACAATTCATTAATAGTTTCAGTGGGTTTGGTGTAGATAAATAAGTcgataaatgatattttttttcctACTAAATCTGTAAAGAACTTGATTGATTCAATAAAAAaggattttataatttttaaaagaaTTTTCATTTCTAGAATGAGGTTCTATTGGAATTCAATGTTTGTCTATATGCTCAAATTGAAGACTTTCTGATCTTCTTGATTCTTAAAGTCACTGTTATACAATTAGAAATGCATATTGTGATATCAAATTTCAAGATACTAGCACACTTGGTGGAAAATCGTTATATAACCAAAGAGTTTCCATCAAAAGCTTATGCCTCTTGTTTCATACTGTATGTAGAAACAGTTCTAGCATTTCCAATAAATTGGTCAAATCTCAAATATGGCTTCATCAAATTCGTATTCTTTCTGAAAGGTTAGATAAAATGTTGCTTGTATTTGATTCTGTTAAcatatagtttttagtttttacttTAAATTCGATCAAAGTCAACAAACAGATTTGTATTCTTTCTTACTTTCAAATTTCTATTAACAGAAATAGAGAAAACTGTAGAAGAAAAACGGAGAGAATACCTTATTTCCGGTGAACTGTGGACATCGACAATGGTGTTGCAATGATGTCCAGGTGCAGGCAACTACCAACTGCGAAAGGTTTAGGGATGATTGGAAGATCGATTTTGACTTCTAACTAGTCAATTGGTTTGGACTTCCATCTATTGGAGAGTTGATTGGGAGGGGCCATAGCCCAAAGTTGACAATAGTAGGCCTATATTTACAAGATTTGATGCTATAAGGCTATTTCTAACCCAAATTTCAAGGGGGGCAGAGCCCTGCTGGTCCTATAAATGCTCCGCCCCTGATCAATAGGCCAAGCCGGATCCATATAGTATGAAGTGGACTCCAAAATGGTCCATTCCAAAGAACggttattttgtataaaataaaaaaataaaactgatcatttaaaaaaaaaccaaaaaatagttAGATTACTTAATTTCCCTATATTCAAACATTCAAAACCAAATCATTTTAACAACTAAATATCCAAATTCATCGAGCACCAAAaagctaaaaatgcaaatttcaaTTCCAACATCCTTACAAGGTTTTCAACTTTCAATTATTTTCAACCGATAAGAAAAGCAAATTCAAATCACATACTCAGCATAAACTTCTATATATACATTCACTACAATTCTTCAACTCATAACCAAACACCATAAAAGTCCCATCACTTGCTTAACTGCTTCTGTTTTATTTCTAGTGCCTCCTTGAGTTTCCTCCCCAATGCATATGCCAATGGAGGAGGAACCGCATTTCCAATCTGCTTGTGCTTATGTTGAATATTCCCCGAGAACTTATATCCATCAGGGAAACCctacacaaataaaaataaaaattatatataacaaagatatatttttttttaaaaaaaaaagtaaattgctaaaTATGTTTTACCTGAGATCGAGCACATTCACGAACTGTTAAAATCCTATCTTGATCAGGGTGAAAACacattccaactttacccattggCTGAGGATCAGTAATAGAAGTTGGAAAATTCCCCTCCCAATCAAGCCTTCCATATAAACCTTTCCATTGGTTATGCCTTTTAGCTGTGTTTGGTAAACACCATGGTATAAGGTCAACCATCTGTCCAGTTGACAGCTTAACCTGCAACAACACATACAATTAATCTTTTAATTGTTTGTCCTATGGGGGGTATAAATGTCATTTTCAAGTACCTTTTCTGCAGGGAGGTCACGCCAATCAGCACCAGGGCGTTTAGGGATCCTTTGACACCTAATCACATTCAACTCATTCATTTCCTTTGAAATATGATCAGTTAAAACAGAGGCATCTCCACGAATCCGCTTTTGAAACCAAGAAACAGGCTCGTTTTTATACTGTTACAAAGTTACAAACTTATATAAGATATAAGAATAAGTCAAAcaacaaaaaatttaaaaatggaaaaaatattttttttacctcaatggttgggttagaaGCACCATTTCCAACAGGAGGGAGATCACCAATTGTGTCTCTAACTGTAATTGCACGAAAAGGTGCACCAGATGCAGTGCTTCTAGCAGCTGCATACTGAGAGTTTCCATTTAGTGAAACCCTAAGTTCTGGACTTGCAAACACATGCATTGGTTCGGGCCATTCGGGCAGGATTTCTTCAGGTGAAGCTGCCCAAATGAATGCCCGTTTTCTTGATTGAGAAACACCAAAAGCTCCAGCCTCTAATATTCCAAATCTCACCTACAATTAGTAAACGATTACAGCTCATCAAATTACATTCTTATTTCTTACTTTATAGTCTATACTCTATAtacaaatttagggtttagggtttaagacGAAAGTACCTGATAACCCATTTCAAGAAGTGAAGCAAGAGCTAAACGGAATGTTTGTCCTTTATTGAAGGACACAAAGTTTCTGACATTTTCTAGAAGAAAGTATTTGGGGCGAAAGTATTCAGCAAATGATAAAAATGCTAAAATCATTTCGCATTGAACTTTGCTCCATGTGCTTTGATTGAACCTATTCATACCCGAAAACCCCtacacaaaaaaaaatgaaaaattggtcAAATGTTGtctttattttttgtttgatttataGTTATTGATTAATACCTGGCATGGTGGGCCACCATTGATGAAATCTATTTGTCCAGGTCGAGGTAGattttttatcatatcttcatCAAGCTTTGCAGCTTGTTCATCAGCCTCAGTAGTTGAAATACAATCATCCACGTCACCACATGCTGCCATGATAGCCCTACATttcataaaaataattaaaaatgtaaataaaagtacattgctattttttatagaagaaaaaaaaatgtgtagAAAGTACAAACTTTAGTATGACATTGCAGTTATTCACAAATGCTAATGCTTCTGGATGATTAAGTCTAAAAGCATCACCAGCAGGCTCTTCGTATTCAATTGCCCATTTTGTTACAGATGCCCCTGTTTATAAACATGTTAATAAGTTTATTTTATAATGAAGTTCATACAAAATGAAAGGTTAAAACTGTGAAAGAAAAAACTACCTGCTTTTGTTAAGCCTTCAGATAAGCCACCACATCCAGCGAAAATATCTAAAGTGGCTAAAATGTTCTTTGAAGTAAAACCCTCTTTGGTTTCAGTCATTTCAACATCATCATTCTCTCCTTCTTTAgactttccttttctttttctaaTTGCAGCCTCATTGGCTGGGGTTTCTTTAGGTGGACTTAGCTTAATGTTAACAGGTAGCTGTAGGAAATGGAAATTAGATtacattttataaatttaaataatgaTTTTGGAATTAGTGAAACTTAAAGTACCTGTTTGAGAGATCCCTTTTTAGGGTCATAAAGGCGTTCACAAAAGAAGACATGGTCAAAGATGTATGTAGTGTCTTGTGAAGAAAGGTCTTTCTTCCTTCTAACTTCACACTTTCCTTCTATTGCTGATACTTCCAACTTATGGACTTCTTCACTGTAATACACCTGAAAATAGCATTAAAGATTTATTATCAGCAAAATAGGTTGTTTATTTGATTTCATAAATATGATAATAAAGATAAGTTAAAAGCAAGAATAGTTTACCTCTTGAATGTCAGATCTATATGCTTTATCCAAAGACAAATCCTCAGGTCTATAAAATCTTCTAACTTGAAGCATAACTGAATCAGGGTCATTTAGTTTTGAGTTTTTAGGGGTTTCAATCTTCATCAACTGACAAATGACATAAGCTTTAAGCCCTACATTCCTTCCACCTTTATGAGTCTCATTCCCCCTTTCATCTGACTCAAAGTGATAAGAACCAACATAAACAAAGTCATCAACATCATACTTTGTTGCCATATACATAAACCCTGTCTTTGATTCATTAACCTCAAAAACCTCCTTTTTATTTTCATCCTCCATGATTCCGCAGGAATCACACATTCCATTCCCAAGTCCCATTTTATCAGTCTTCAAAGAAAAGAAAGCACCTCTTTCTGGCCAATATAAACTCCTACAATAAAACTCAACAGGTAGACCTTTGTTTTTCCTTTCTTCAGCTTTTGCTCTATCAGCTTTATCAAAACTGGCATTAGCTTTCCGATGTTGATGCCCCCATGGAAGTGTTCTTGTTTGCACAACCACAGTTTGTATGACATCATCaagctcaaaatccaagcaatcaTTAGTCAAATAGACTTCCCTTTCACTTGCTATGTCACCTAAAACAGTTTCTTTACCTCTTAACATCAATCTCCCATGAACAAACTTTCTAGAATCAGAATCTTCAAACAAATACTCCACATAATAAATAGAATCATCATctgatttagggttttcaactgcCACTGAACCACCTAAAGCCACCACTTCTCCTCTAATAACAGCAGATTTATAAagattcttgccacctggcatctTCCCAATCGATTTCCCCACCCAACTTATGTCTGTTTTTGAGCTCTTAGTTTTCTTTTGCTTCGTTGCAGAATTGGGTTTCTCAGATTCTTGAGGTAAAGTTATGCTTTCTTCTTCAGGTTCTTCACAGTCTTCATTTTCATTTTCTTCTAgttcttgttcttcttcttcatcatctttcTTGACATTTATCAAATCGCCCTCCTTCACTTCTGGTGAGTAATTCGAGTAAAACTCGCCCCAAATCCTATTAATCAACCTTGTTGTTGTAGCAGGCATTGCCTTTCTTTTTGAAACCACAGGCCCCATTGCTGCTCTTGGATTCATGTTTTCTGCTTTTGTCAAAATCGCCTTTTTCTTCACTAACCATTTGGTGTGATGTCTTTGTTCCATTTTGTCTTCAAGTCCAGACACAAAAGCACACCTTCTGATTGTGTCATCAGGGAACTCTGCAAATTGTTGTAGAATAATTTGGCCATGAACCACTACATATCTTTCTACAATTGCAGGGTTTGATGATATGTGAGCAGGGTTACTTTTCTCAAATTCTGATAATCTTTTTATGACTTCAGAAAATGATAACTTTGATGCACGAGTTTGCTCTTTTAGCAATGTGATAATGGCAATGGCAAGTCTTGCTGTTTTGAGAACTGTTTGATACCATGGAGCATATTGCTTTGATGGCTTTCCTAGTCTATACCTGAAACAAACAGAAGAAACCATTAGCATGTTATTTCCAAAATACAATTGtattatcttactttcatttcttttgtttacagcattatactttgaaaacacTCACCtaaatacaattgtataattgagtgtatttttcaaagtacaatgatgCAAACTAAGTAAAAGTTTGGAGAGAAAAACTTAGAACAAGAACTCACCAGGCCATATCAGTTCGAATTGAAATAAAAACCATTGAAGATCCAAATTCAATCATCCATTCCTTTATAGCACTCAAATAAATAGGAATCCCATCTTCATTTAGTTGATCAGTGGAACCCGAAGAACCACTTGTATCATTATCTAAACAAAATCCACTTCCATCATCAGCAGTCATTGTTCCAGATCCAAAAACTGTAACATCAATGTCTGCACATGGCTTCATAGGAAGTAACTCCAGTGAAATCAACCTTGAGTCACAGTTATAAAGTGACCAATTATGAAGCATACTTCTTGGAAGCTGATCTGAGTCAACAGTGTCAGAATCATCAAAGATAAGATACTCATCAGTTTCTTGAATGTCAGACTTGTAATAAGCAGGAAGAGGATAATCATTTGCTATCTCATCTTCATTGATCTGAATGTACAACTTGCTTGATGAATTCCCTTGTCTTC is part of the Lactuca sativa cultivar Salinas chromosome 7, Lsat_Salinas_v11, whole genome shotgun sequence genome and harbors:
- the LOC111878393 gene encoding DNA (cytosine-5)-methyltransferase 1B isoform X2, producing the protein MKKKGKQAKVKATAEASDVTMEDKTKVAKSTKPKPKRGRLNNTENAPVSRKMPKRAASCTDFKTKSVRLSEKSSTIENKKVKVVEEEIAALSLVPGPDDPRPNRRLTDFIFHDADGNPQPVEMLEVDDLFISGLILPLEKTSEKETGVRCEGFGRIEDWSISGYEDGSPVIWVSTELADYDCVKPSGSYKKLFDLFQEKANACIEVYKRLSKSSGGNPDLSLDELLAALVRSLSGSKNFPHGASIRDLIVSWGGFIFDQLVSLDEMPEGADRAFVELPVLAALRDESKKHEACVGVKIPSGASLNAPLKIGDGEKVNNSNGGDEDEDMKLARVLQENENWQSLKQKKRGRQGNSSSKLYIQINEDEIANDYPLPAYYKSDIQETDEYLIFDDSDTVDSDQLPRSMLHNWSLYNCDSRLISLELLPMKPCADIDVTVFGSGTMTADDGSGFCLDNDTSGSSGSTDQLNEDGIPIYLSAIKEWMIEFGSSMVFISIRTDMAWYRLGKPSKQYAPWYQTVLKTARLAIAIITLLKEQTRASKLSFSEVIKRLSEFEKSNPAHISSNPAIVERYVVVHGQIILQQFAEFPDDTIRRCAFVSGLEDKMEQRHHTKWLVKKKAILTKAENMNPRAAMGPVVSKRKAMPATTTRLINRIWGEFYSNYSPEVKEGDLINVKKDDEEEEQELEENENEDCEEPEEESITLPQESEKPNSATKQKKTKSSKTDISWVGKSIGKMPGGKNLYKSAVIRGEVVALGGSVAVENPKSDDDSIYYVEYLFEDSDSRKFVHGRLMLRGKETVLGDIASEREVYLTNDCLDFELDDVIQTVVVQTRTLPWGHQHRKANASFDKADRAKAEERKNKGLPVEFYCRSLYWPERGAFFSLKTDKMGLGNGMCDSCGIMEDENKKEVFEVNESKTGFMYMATKYDVDDFVYVGSYHFESDERGNETHKGGRNVGLKAYVICQLMKIETPKNSKLNDPDSVMLQVRRFYRPEDLSLDKAYRSDIQEVYYSEEVHKLEVSAIEGKCEVRRKKDLSSQDTTYIFDHVFFCERLYDPKKGSLKQLPVNIKLSPPKETPANEAAIRKRKGKSKEGENDDVEMTETKEGFTSKNILATLDIFAGCGGLSEGLTKAGASVTKWAIEYEEPAGDAFRLNHPEALAFVNNCNVILKAIMAACGDVDDCISTTEADEQAAKLDEDMIKNLPRPGQIDFINGGPPCQGFSGMNRFNQSTWSKVQCEMILAFLSFAEYFRPKYFLLENVRNFVSFNKGQTFRLALASLLEMGYQVRFGILEAGAFGVSQSRKRAFIWAASPEEILPEWPEPMHVFASPELRVSLNGNSQYAAARSTASGAPFRAITVRDTIGDLPPVGNGASNPTIEYKNEPVSWFQKRIRGDASVLTDHISKEMNELNVIRCQRIPKRPGADWRDLPAEKVKLSTGQMVDLIPWCLPNTAKRHNQWKGLYGRLDWEGNFPTSITDPQPMGKVGMCFHPDQDRILTVRECARSQGFPDGYKFSGNIQHKHKQIGNAVPPPLAYALGRKLKEALEIKQKQLSK